A DNA window from Halomonas zincidurans B6 contains the following coding sequences:
- a CDS encoding phospholipase D-like domain-containing protein, with translation MRGVWRDGNRFALLPESACFLPAMTEAIAAARHSIILELYLMESGRLANQLIDALIAAAARGVPVLALLDGYGAMGLQAEDRRRLADGGVALRFFNPLAWRRLAKNLTRDHRKLLVIDGRIAFTGGFGASDTFLDAWFEVAVRIEGPVVADWMRLFSRLWDSSLTRGAGDPGLIKGLQLAIAPLEDYQGMCGRVVWGQGYRYQAIRLSLHQQIANAQRRIWFCTPYFVPTLSLRRRLARAARRGVDVRLLLPGESHDHPGIRYAGQRFYRRLLRAGVRIYEYQPRFIHAKFSLADDWATIGSCNFDHWSLQWNLEANQEIHDARFAKEVAVLFEKNFTQSREILPEQWARRPLGQRLREWLFGTLDAWVTRLK, from the coding sequence ATGCGCGGGGTTTGGCGAGACGGCAACCGGTTCGCGTTGCTGCCGGAAAGCGCATGCTTTCTGCCGGCGATGACCGAGGCGATCGCGGCGGCACGGCATTCGATCATTCTCGAGCTCTACCTGATGGAGTCGGGCCGCCTGGCCAACCAACTGATCGATGCGTTGATCGCTGCGGCGGCGCGCGGCGTGCCGGTGCTGGCGCTGCTCGACGGCTATGGGGCGATGGGGCTGCAGGCCGAGGATCGCCGACGCCTGGCCGATGGCGGCGTGGCGCTGCGCTTCTTCAATCCGCTGGCCTGGCGCCGGCTGGCCAAGAATCTGACCCGCGATCACCGCAAGTTGCTGGTGATCGATGGCCGCATCGCCTTCACCGGCGGCTTCGGGGCCAGCGACACCTTTCTCGATGCCTGGTTCGAAGTCGCGGTGCGCATCGAGGGGCCGGTGGTGGCCGACTGGATGCGGCTCTTCTCGCGGTTGTGGGATTCGTCGCTGACCCGCGGCGCGGGCGACCCGGGGCTGATCAAGGGCCTGCAGCTGGCGATCGCCCCGCTCGAGGACTATCAGGGCATGTGTGGCCGGGTGGTCTGGGGCCAGGGCTATCGTTATCAGGCGATCCGCCTGTCGCTGCACCAGCAGATCGCCAACGCCCAGCGCCGGATCTGGTTCTGCACGCCCTATTTCGTGCCCACGCTGAGCCTGCGTCGGCGGCTGGCGCGGGCGGCCAGGCGCGGCGTCGACGTGCGTCTGCTGCTGCCCGGCGAGTCCCACGATCACCCGGGGATCCGCTATGCCGGCCAGCGCTTCTACCGGCGCCTGCTGCGTGCCGGGGTGCGTATCTACGAGTATCAGCCGCGCTTCATTCACGCCAAGTTCTCGCTGGCCGACGATTGGGCGACGATCGGCTCCTGCAATTTCGACCACTGGAGCTTGCAGTGGAACCTGGAGGCCAACCAGGAGATCCACGATGCGCGCTTTGCCAAGGAAGTGGCGGTGCTGTTCGAGAAGAACTTCACGCAGAGCCGCGAGATCCTGCCCGAACAGTGGGCACGGCGGCCGCTCGGCCAACGCCTGCGCGAATGGCTCTTCGGCACGCTGGATGCCTGGGTGACGCGTCTCAAATAG
- a CDS encoding diacylglycerol kinase, producing the protein MKPRETGWRHLVHSTRYSLKGLKAAFANEAAFRQEAVLCLLLLPLAWWVGETPVEWLLLVGSCVAVLIVELLNSAVETVVDRIGPEHHVLSGRAKDIGSAAVMLSLVMAGLTWGLLLWQRLLG; encoded by the coding sequence ATGAAACCACGCGAAACCGGCTGGCGGCACTTGGTGCATTCGACCCGCTATTCCCTCAAGGGCTTGAAGGCGGCGTTCGCCAACGAGGCGGCCTTTCGCCAGGAGGCGGTGCTGTGCCTGTTGCTGCTGCCGCTGGCCTGGTGGGTCGGCGAGACCCCGGTCGAATGGCTGTTGCTGGTCGGTAGCTGCGTGGCGGTGCTGATCGTCGAACTGCTCAACAGCGCAGTGGAGACCGTGGTCGATCGCATCGGTCCCGAGCATCACGTGTTGTCGGGGCGCGCCAAGGACATCGGCTCCGCCGCGGTGATGCTGTCGCTGGTCATGGCCGGGCTGACCTGGGGCTTGCTGCTCTGGCAGCGTCTGCTCGGCTGA
- a CDS encoding YecA family protein: MSETPPPQPLLDDQALDLLDDFLDSERAGEDALDIIGAHGLLVALAVAPREVPAATWISELFHGEPAFADAAERETILGLLERLRGNAIAALEQGLLPELPFELTLGGVAAEETPIGDWCAGFMEGVFLDEAAWFEDDEEAAATLLLPFMALSGLFDDEPDMAEFIAEPREAERLVVQLPELVLDLYLHYRVPPEKPKPAPRKKKPAGHGDKRRR, from the coding sequence ATGTCAGAAACGCCCCCGCCGCAACCGCTGCTCGACGACCAAGCGCTGGACCTGCTCGACGATTTCCTCGACTCCGAGCGTGCCGGCGAAGACGCGCTGGACATCATCGGTGCCCATGGCTTGCTGGTCGCGCTGGCCGTCGCACCCCGCGAGGTGCCGGCGGCGACCTGGATCAGCGAACTCTTCCACGGCGAGCCGGCATTCGCCGACGCCGCCGAGCGCGAGACGATTCTGGGTCTGCTCGAACGCCTGCGCGGCAACGCCATCGCCGCCTTGGAACAGGGCCTGTTGCCCGAACTGCCGTTCGAGCTGACACTCGGCGGCGTCGCCGCCGAGGAAACCCCGATCGGTGACTGGTGCGCCGGCTTCATGGAGGGTGTGTTTCTCGACGAGGCGGCCTGGTTCGAGGATGACGAGGAAGCCGCGGCGACCCTGCTGTTGCCGTTCATGGCGCTGTCGGGGCTGTTCGACGACGAGCCCGACATGGCCGAGTTCATCGCCGAGCCGCGCGAGGCCGAGCGGCTGGTCGTCCAGCTTCCCGAACTGGTGCTCGATTTGTATCTGCATTATCGTGTGCCGCCGGAGAAACCCAAGCCGGCGCCGCGCAAGAAGAAGCCCGCCGGGCATGGCGACAAGCGCCGCCGCTAA
- a CDS encoding MDR family oxidoreductase — protein sequence MPRVLMLKDEDPRARVETIDEERLPERAVTVDIDFSDLNYKDALAVTGKGKIVRDYPFVPGIDFAGTVRSCEGGRFARGDKVILTGWGVGERYWGGFAETMRVDEEWLVACPEALSTREAMLFGTAGLSAMLSVMRLQEAGLARGARVVVTGATGGVGSWAVKMLAHYGYEVHAVTGKPNQEAWLKELGASEVLGRHEFEGEPRPLEKSRWAGAIDTVGDNVLANVLAQMEYHGLVAAVGLAGGSELPTTVMPFILRGVSLLGIDSAMQPLARRREAWQHIAELPEAVRHAMHYEELGMEMIAERAEAMINGDIHGRLLLDPHID from the coding sequence ATGCCCCGCGTGCTGATGCTCAAGGATGAAGACCCGCGCGCCCGGGTCGAAACGATCGACGAGGAGCGCCTGCCCGAGCGCGCCGTGACCGTCGACATCGACTTTTCCGATCTCAACTACAAGGACGCGCTGGCGGTGACCGGCAAGGGCAAGATCGTCCGCGACTACCCGTTCGTGCCGGGCATCGACTTCGCCGGCACGGTGCGCAGTTGCGAGGGCGGGCGCTTCGCCCGGGGCGACAAGGTGATCCTTACCGGCTGGGGCGTCGGCGAACGCTACTGGGGCGGCTTCGCCGAGACCATGCGGGTCGACGAGGAGTGGCTGGTGGCCTGCCCCGAGGCGCTCTCTACCCGCGAGGCGATGCTGTTCGGTACCGCCGGACTCAGCGCCATGCTCAGCGTGATGCGCCTGCAGGAAGCCGGCCTGGCGCGCGGTGCCCGGGTGGTGGTCACCGGCGCCACCGGCGGCGTGGGCAGTTGGGCGGTGAAGATGCTCGCCCACTACGGCTATGAAGTGCATGCGGTCACCGGCAAGCCCAACCAGGAGGCGTGGCTCAAGGAGCTGGGTGCGAGCGAAGTGCTGGGACGCCACGAGTTCGAAGGCGAACCGCGACCGCTGGAGAAGAGCCGCTGGGCCGGCGCCATCGACACCGTCGGCGACAACGTCTTGGCCAACGTGCTGGCACAGATGGAGTACCACGGACTGGTCGCCGCGGTGGGCCTGGCCGGCGGCAGCGAACTGCCCACCACGGTGATGCCGTTCATCCTGCGCGGCGTCTCGCTGCTTGGTATCGACAGCGCGATGCAACCTCTGGCCCGGCGCCGCGAGGCCTGGCAGCATATCGCCGAGCTCCCCGAAGCGGTGCGTCACGCCATGCATTACGAAGAGCTCGGCATGGAGATGATCGCCGAGCGCGCCGAGGCGATGATCAACGGCGACATCCATGGCCGGCTGCTGCTCGACCCGCACATCGACTGA
- the tsaB gene encoding tRNA (adenosine(37)-N6)-threonylcarbamoyltransferase complex dimerization subunit type 1 TsaB has product MSTLLALDASSSACSCALWRDGEVLSRFALTPREHTRRLMPMIDELLAEAGLSTADLDALAYGHGPGSFTGLRIAAGVAQGLAFGLERPLIGVSTLEALALAAHHQLHVRYVVPALDARMNEIYVAAYHCRDGELTVLADEAVLPPEGFELPDERRDVDWCGVGSGWTLWEAMPARVQDALAQRLPERQPSAEWMARLAARAQARGEGRAPHEATPVYLRNEVAWKRA; this is encoded by the coding sequence ATGTCGACACTGCTGGCCCTGGATGCTTCCTCGAGCGCCTGTTCATGCGCGCTGTGGCGCGACGGCGAGGTGCTCTCGCGTTTCGCGCTGACCCCCCGCGAGCACACCCGGCGCTTGATGCCGATGATCGATGAATTGCTCGCCGAGGCCGGGCTCTCCACCGCCGATCTTGATGCGCTGGCCTATGGCCACGGGCCGGGTTCGTTCACCGGCCTGCGGATCGCCGCCGGCGTCGCACAAGGCCTGGCGTTCGGCCTCGAACGGCCGCTGATCGGCGTGTCGACGCTCGAGGCGCTGGCGCTGGCCGCGCATCATCAACTGCACGTGCGCTACGTGGTGCCCGCGCTCGACGCGCGCATGAACGAGATCTATGTCGCCGCCTATCATTGCCGCGACGGTGAACTCACTGTACTGGCCGACGAGGCGGTGTTGCCCCCCGAGGGTTTCGAACTGCCCGACGAGCGCCGCGATGTCGACTGGTGTGGCGTGGGCTCCGGCTGGACGCTGTGGGAGGCGATGCCGGCCAGGGTGCAGGATGCCCTGGCCCAGCGCCTGCCCGAGCGTCAGCCCAGTGCGGAATGGATGGCGCGTCTGGCCGCCCGGGCGCAGGCGCGTGGCGAGGGCCGGGCGCCGCACGAGGCCACGCCGGTCTATCTGCGCAACGAGGTGGCCTGGAAGCGTGCCTAG
- a CDS encoding SprT-like domain-containing protein, with amino-acid sequence MQVPTLPAPDADWLAALDRDALHGAAHERAAEAWRLACEVHPQLPRPAAWFDLRGKGAGQAHFGRGGLRFNPQLLAENRLAFFTEVIPHEMAHWLVHHLAEGPQARPHGREWRHVMRALYGLEPRATHVFDTRTASPAPYRYRCACRDHFFSRRRHASARAGRDYFCRKCRNALVYKDCTVLRG; translated from the coding sequence ATGCAAGTACCGACGCTCCCCGCTCCCGATGCCGACTGGCTGGCCGCGCTCGATCGCGACGCCCTGCACGGCGCGGCGCATGAACGCGCCGCCGAAGCGTGGCGACTGGCCTGCGAAGTGCATCCGCAATTGCCGCGTCCGGCGGCCTGGTTCGATCTGCGTGGCAAGGGCGCTGGCCAGGCACATTTCGGCCGTGGCGGGCTGCGCTTCAATCCGCAGCTGCTCGCCGAGAACCGCCTGGCGTTCTTCACCGAGGTGATCCCCCACGAAATGGCCCACTGGCTGGTCCATCATCTCGCTGAAGGTCCGCAGGCGCGCCCCCATGGCCGCGAATGGCGGCACGTGATGCGCGCGCTCTATGGCCTCGAGCCGCGGGCGACGCACGTCTTCGACACGCGCACGGCGAGCCCGGCGCCCTATCGCTACCGTTGCGCCTGCCGCGATCACTTCTTCAGCCGCCGTCGTCATGCCAGCGCCCGCGCCGGGCGGGACTACTTTTGCCGCAAGTGCCGCAACGCGCTGGTCTACAAGGATTGTACGGTGCTCCGGGGTTAA
- a CDS encoding class I SAM-dependent methyltransferase, with product MTTRVPVVVGEPLRALAERLGLDWVASPPAAGLWLIETAAGLAIAGDPGCYGKPLSADFVAGKADHRRRFGGGRGQLVAKACGLTRGVTPRVVDATAGLGRDAFVLAGLGAEVLMLERVPAIAVLLEDALARAGRDPEVAEIAARMRLCRVDAGDPRALLAAVSEARFAPQVIHLDPMFPHRDKSALVKKEMRVFRELAGDDDDAPRLLEAALDVATHRVAVKRPRKAPPIAGPRPAHSLEARTSRYDLYVHRSLRG from the coding sequence ATGACGACGAGGGTCCCGGTGGTGGTCGGCGAGCCGCTGCGCGCGCTCGCCGAGCGCCTGGGCCTTGACTGGGTGGCGAGCCCCCCGGCCGCCGGGCTGTGGCTGATCGAGACCGCCGCAGGGCTGGCGATCGCCGGCGATCCGGGCTGCTATGGCAAGCCGCTGTCGGCCGATTTCGTCGCCGGCAAGGCCGATCATCGACGGCGCTTCGGTGGCGGCCGCGGCCAGTTGGTGGCCAAGGCCTGCGGGCTGACCAGGGGAGTGACGCCGAGGGTGGTCGACGCCACCGCCGGGCTGGGTCGCGATGCCTTCGTGCTGGCCGGGCTGGGCGCCGAGGTATTGATGCTGGAGCGGGTGCCGGCGATCGCCGTGTTGCTCGAGGATGCCCTGGCGCGGGCAGGCCGTGACCCTGAAGTCGCCGAGATCGCCGCGCGCATGCGGCTATGCCGCGTCGACGCCGGCGATCCCCGGGCGCTGCTCGCGGCGGTGAGCGAGGCGCGCTTCGCGCCGCAGGTGATCCATCTCGACCCGATGTTCCCGCATCGCGACAAGTCGGCGCTGGTCAAGAAGGAGATGCGCGTGTTCCGCGAGCTCGCCGGCGACGACGACGACGCGCCGCGGTTGCTGGAGGCGGCGCTGGACGTCGCCACCCACCGGGTGGCGGTCAAGCGCCCGCGCAAGGCGCCGCCGATCGCCGGGCCGCGACCGGCCCACAGCCTCGAGGCCAGGACCAGCCGCTACGATCTCTACGTTCACCGTTCGCTGCGTGGCTGA
- the adk gene encoding adenylate kinase, whose protein sequence is MRLILLGAPGAGKGTQAQFICERFGIPQISTGDMLRTAVKEGSDLGLKVKEIMNGGGLVSDDIIIALVKERIGQPDCANGFLFDGFPRTIPQADAMKEAGVKLDHVVEIAVDDEEIVKRLAGRRVHPDSGRVYHLEYHPPREEGKDDVTGETLIQREDDRESTVRNRLSVYHDQTEPLIAYYREWAEQAPGEAPAYHRIAGIGTVDDIKRQVIEALEG, encoded by the coding sequence ATGCGTTTGATCCTCTTGGGCGCCCCCGGTGCCGGCAAAGGTACGCAAGCCCAGTTCATTTGCGAGCGCTTCGGCATTCCGCAGATTTCCACCGGCGACATGCTGCGCACCGCGGTCAAGGAAGGCAGCGATCTGGGCCTCAAGGTCAAGGAGATCATGAACGGCGGCGGACTGGTGTCCGACGACATCATCATCGCCCTGGTCAAGGAGCGCATCGGCCAGCCGGACTGTGCCAACGGTTTCCTGTTCGATGGCTTTCCACGGACCATTCCCCAGGCCGACGCGATGAAGGAAGCCGGCGTCAAGCTCGATCACGTGGTCGAGATCGCGGTCGACGACGAGGAGATCGTCAAGCGCCTGGCGGGGCGCCGTGTGCATCCCGACTCGGGGCGCGTCTATCATCTCGAATACCATCCGCCCCGGGAAGAGGGCAAGGATGACGTCACCGGCGAGACGCTGATCCAGCGCGAGGACGATCGCGAGTCGACGGTGCGCAATCGGCTGTCGGTCTATCACGATCAGACCGAACCGCTAATCGCCTACTACCGCGAGTGGGCCGAGCAGGCGCCCGGCGAGGCGCCGGCCTACCACCGCATCGCCGGGATCGGCACGGTCGACGACATCAAGCGGCAGGTGATCGAAGCGCTGGAAGGCTGA
- a CDS encoding type I glyceraldehyde-3-phosphate dehydrogenase: MPHRIAINGYGRIGQCVLRALVERPELGGEAGLEVVAINELSDLATVAYLTRYDTTHGRFPGEVASDGDTLTINGRSIALLREPDPQRLPWQELEIDLVIECSGSFKDRATAELHLAAGARRLLFSQPAESDVDLTVVGGINEAALEPAMRIVSAASCTTNCLIPILTVLDEALGIEHGVTTTIHSAMNDQPVIDAYHKSDLRLTRSAMQSIIPVDTGLARGIERLMPTLAGRFECLHVRVPTINVSAMDMAISVRQACDAATVNALLAEASRARLAGRLGYTEEPLASVDFNHDPRSGIVDATQTRVAGGHLVKLLSWFDNEWGFANRMLDVAARLAELDARAE, from the coding sequence ATGCCCCATCGCATCGCCATCAACGGTTACGGCCGCATCGGCCAGTGTGTGCTGCGCGCACTGGTCGAGCGCCCCGAACTCGGGGGCGAAGCGGGGCTCGAGGTAGTCGCGATCAACGAGCTTTCCGACTTGGCGACCGTCGCCTACCTGACCCGCTACGACACCACCCACGGGCGTTTCCCCGGCGAGGTCGCGAGCGACGGCGACACGCTCACCATCAACGGCCGGTCGATCGCCCTGCTCCGTGAGCCCGACCCGCAGCGCCTGCCCTGGCAGGAGCTGGAGATCGACCTGGTGATCGAGTGCTCGGGCAGTTTCAAGGACCGCGCCACCGCCGAGCTTCACCTCGCCGCCGGGGCCCGGCGCCTGCTGTTCTCGCAGCCCGCCGAATCCGACGTCGACCTGACCGTGGTCGGCGGCATCAACGAAGCCGCCCTCGAGCCGGCGATGCGCATCGTCTCGGCGGCCTCGTGCACCACCAACTGCCTGATTCCGATCCTCACCGTGCTCGACGAAGCGCTGGGCATCGAGCACGGCGTGACCACCACCATCCACTCGGCGATGAACGACCAGCCGGTAATCGACGCCTATCACAAGTCCGACCTGCGCCTGACGCGCTCGGCGATGCAGTCGATCATCCCCGTCGATACCGGCCTGGCGCGCGGCATCGAGCGGCTGATGCCGACGCTCGCCGGCCGCTTCGAGTGCCTGCACGTGCGGGTGCCGACGATCAACGTCTCGGCGATGGACATGGCGATCTCGGTGCGCCAGGCGTGCGATGCGGCCACCGTCAACGCGCTGCTCGCCGAGGCCAGCCGCGCGCGCCTGGCCGGGCGGCTCGGCTACACGGAAGAGCCCCTGGCCTCGGTCGACTTCAACCACGACCCGCGCTCGGGTATCGTGGACGCCACTCAGACCCGGGTCGCCGGCGGCCACCTGGTCAAGCTGCTCAGCTGGTTCGACAACGAGTGGGGCTTCGCCAACCGCATGCTCGACGTCGCCGCGCGACTGGCCGAACTCGATGCGCGTGCCGAGTGA
- a CDS encoding undecaprenyl-diphosphate phosphatase: MDWFQLVALSLIQGLTEFLPISSSAHLILPSQLLGWPDQGLAFDVAVHVGTLAAVMMAFRREVAGIIVGWFGQFAGGGSLASRQTDASWLGWMVLLATLPAVIAGGLFNDLVETSLRSSLVIALATLGFGLLLWWADVRGSRNRDMASLTLKAALIVGLFQALALIPGTSRSGITITAALLLGFDRQSSARFSFLLSIPLIIAAGTLKGLELAKAGTDTALHDVLLGAGLSFVAALACIKLFLAALDRIGLWPFAVYRLVLGVVLLGLWLA; encoded by the coding sequence ATGGATTGGTTCCAGTTGGTTGCGCTTTCGCTCATCCAGGGGCTCACCGAGTTTCTGCCGATCTCCTCGTCGGCGCACCTGATTCTGCCCTCGCAGCTTCTCGGCTGGCCCGACCAGGGGCTGGCCTTCGACGTCGCCGTGCATGTCGGCACGCTGGCGGCGGTAATGATGGCCTTTCGCCGCGAGGTGGCGGGCATCATCGTCGGCTGGTTCGGCCAGTTCGCCGGTGGCGGGTCGCTGGCCTCGCGCCAGACCGATGCCAGCTGGCTGGGCTGGATGGTACTGCTGGCGACGCTGCCGGCGGTGATCGCCGGCGGGTTGTTCAACGACCTGGTCGAGACCTCGCTGCGCTCGTCGCTGGTGATCGCGCTGGCGACGCTGGGTTTCGGTCTGCTGCTGTGGTGGGCCGACGTGCGTGGCAGTCGTAACCGCGATATGGCCAGCCTGACCCTCAAGGCGGCGCTGATCGTCGGGCTGTTTCAAGCGCTGGCGCTGATCCCCGGAACCTCGCGCTCGGGCATCACCATCACTGCGGCGCTGCTGCTGGGCTTCGATCGCCAGAGTTCGGCGCGCTTCTCGTTTCTGCTGTCGATTCCGCTGATCATCGCCGCGGGCACTCTGAAGGGCCTGGAACTCGCCAAGGCCGGCACCGATACCGCACTGCACGACGTGCTGCTGGGCGCCGGTCTGTCGTTCGTTGCCGCATTGGCATGCATCAAGCTGTTCCTGGCAGCGCTGGATCGCATCGGCTTGTGGCCGTTCGCCGTTTATCGACTGGTACTCGGCGTCGTGCTGCTGGGGTTGTGGCTGGCATGA
- a CDS encoding phosphoglycerate kinase, with protein sequence MNVRKMTDLALAGKRVLIREDLNVPVKQGRVTSDARIRACLPTIEAARDAGAKVLLMSHLGRPSEGEPADEFSLAPVATHLGTLLGQPVRLVDDYLDTPVEVADGEVVLLENVRYNRGEKSDDEALARAYATLCDIYVMDAFGTAHRAQASTHGVARFAADACAGPLLAKELEALEKALAKPARPMVAIVGGSKVSTKLEVLTALSEKCDQLIVGGGIANTFIAAAGHNVGKSLHEADLVDQAKALMAKVEIPLPTDVVVATEFSESAEAVVRPVDQVGDDEMILDIGPETASRFAALLKDAGTILWNGPVGVFEIDQFGKGTEALSKAIAASNGFSIAGGGDTLAAIDKYAIEDKVSYISTGGGAFLEYVEGKQLPAVIALQDGARQAAAR encoded by the coding sequence ATGAACGTGCGCAAGATGACCGACCTGGCACTCGCCGGAAAGCGCGTGCTGATTCGCGAAGATCTCAACGTCCCGGTCAAGCAGGGCCGCGTCACCTCCGACGCCCGCATCCGCGCCTGCTTGCCGACCATCGAGGCGGCGCGCGACGCCGGCGCCAAGGTGCTGCTGATGAGCCACCTGGGCCGTCCCAGCGAAGGCGAGCCCGCCGACGAATTCTCGCTGGCCCCGGTGGCCACTCATCTCGGCACGCTGCTCGGCCAGCCGGTACGGCTGGTCGACGACTACCTCGATACACCGGTCGAAGTCGCCGACGGCGAGGTCGTGCTGCTCGAGAACGTGCGCTACAACCGCGGCGAGAAAAGCGACGACGAGGCGCTGGCCCGGGCCTACGCCACGCTCTGCGACATCTACGTCATGGATGCCTTCGGCACCGCCCACCGCGCCCAGGCCTCGACCCACGGCGTGGCGCGCTTCGCCGCCGACGCCTGCGCCGGGCCGCTGCTTGCCAAGGAACTCGAGGCGCTGGAAAAGGCCTTGGCCAAACCGGCGCGGCCGATGGTGGCAATCGTCGGCGGCTCCAAGGTCTCGACCAAGCTCGAGGTGCTCACGGCACTGTCCGAGAAGTGCGATCAATTGATCGTCGGTGGCGGTATCGCCAACACCTTCATCGCCGCGGCGGGCCACAACGTCGGCAAGTCGCTGCACGAGGCCGACCTGGTCGACCAGGCCAAGGCGTTGATGGCCAAGGTCGAGATCCCGCTGCCTACGGACGTGGTGGTGGCCACCGAGTTCTCCGAATCGGCCGAGGCGGTGGTGCGTCCGGTCGATCAGGTCGGCGACGACGAGATGATCCTCGACATCGGCCCCGAGACCGCGTCGCGCTTCGCCGCGCTGCTCAAGGACGCCGGCACCATCCTCTGGAACGGCCCGGTCGGGGTGTTCGAGATCGATCAGTTCGGCAAGGGCACCGAGGCGTTGTCCAAGGCGATCGCCGCGAGCAACGGCTTCTCGATCGCCGGTGGCGGCGACACCCTCGCGGCGATCGACAAGTACGCCATCGAGGATAAAGTCTCGTATATCTCCACCGGCGGCGGCGCCTTCCTCGAGTACGTCGAGGGCAAGCAACTGCCGGCGGTGATCGCCCTGCAGGACGGGGCCAGGCAAGCCGCCGCCAGGTAA